From Magnetococcus sp. PR-3, the proteins below share one genomic window:
- a CDS encoding mechanosensitive ion channel domain-containing protein, translating to MEQEQSSKSLSGSSKWKLLGITLIIVIVMSTILSLVTRVTLVEDDPETRPRIAVVGPMKSTAGKELMRGASLSIQKINAAGGWNGRPIEMMVLEEDAQASAEIIKNGRVVAAVGFLDHELLEKAEPALKESGIPVVTPLYLEEKSGGWAKGMGFSPAEEARFIANYARNIKKQRIMYVIRSEDAKYDQVVEPFVETYKRFDTPVRDVFLVSDDLNAGLSEITKKIKSIDFGAVYLAMDPKVAARMVHLIRSSGNPLEVFGSSNMTTSSFQFALSTYSGKNINLLSHGVIAATPVLFDTANNESQRFQTLYQQTYEDTPGWMATLSHDAVSIVLGLKSGNHVAHGLTGQYPLNAPLSLPIQVGVYNGQNLISAPIQLSPLAKGVNFNYVDALRQGRVLYVNDRFMFKTNVVYTGFTLHEISEMDRQDETALLDMSIWFRYQGKFSPETMEVANAVEPVTFDNLEESKDSDGIRYRRYRIKQRFKLNFTQDERAYSNHIAGISFRHQTLNRNNLSYVVDVLGMPTGKAMLSDLIKRRIARPGAGWQVNNAWVSQKVVRERGNGAPQYVGMTGEQPLYSKITLGVLLKPDTIVVRDFIPSEFFIYIAIFGFIGSLAAWLTDRKQLGSYWMLNSMVLRIIFWPLFVLAVGNLLVDWSFANWPRGLTQTLVLGYDSLWWLIGARMSDMFIRRFIWVPLENKARRPIPNVMKMLATFVIFSLAVAGITAFVFNETLTSLLATSGVLAMVVGFAVQANIANVFSGIILNVERPFQVGDYIKVDNVFGQVSDITWRTVRILSYEGPVVSLTNAKVSESKVENHNDVPKGLRMELNFHIDADVEPEVIENIIGELVEGADYIMGKGNPKRPAHQIQFVGIENVNGKWVAAYVMRFKVSNFLAKIQAKGEFWLALRLKLKEKNIPLLPTNNLYGAAVTTEAPNS from the coding sequence ATGGAACAGGAACAATCGAGTAAATCCTTGTCTGGCTCAAGCAAATGGAAGCTGCTGGGAATTACCCTGATCATTGTCATCGTCATGAGTACCATTCTTTCATTGGTTACCCGGGTTACCCTGGTCGAAGATGATCCGGAGACCCGCCCACGCATTGCTGTGGTGGGGCCGATGAAGTCAACAGCTGGTAAGGAACTGATGCGCGGTGCCTCCCTGTCCATCCAAAAAATCAATGCGGCTGGTGGTTGGAATGGGCGGCCGATAGAGATGATGGTCTTGGAGGAAGATGCCCAGGCCAGTGCAGAAATTATTAAGAACGGGCGTGTTGTTGCCGCCGTGGGTTTTTTGGACCATGAGCTGCTGGAAAAAGCAGAACCTGCACTGAAAGAATCAGGAATACCGGTGGTTACACCGCTCTATCTTGAAGAGAAGTCCGGTGGTTGGGCCAAAGGTATGGGGTTCTCCCCCGCAGAAGAGGCGCGCTTTATCGCCAACTATGCGCGAAATATTAAAAAGCAGCGGATTATGTATGTAATCCGTAGTGAAGATGCCAAATATGATCAGGTCGTAGAGCCCTTTGTTGAGACCTATAAACGCTTTGATACACCGGTACGGGATGTCTTTTTAGTCTCGGATGATCTTAATGCAGGTTTGTCAGAGATTACTAAAAAGATCAAAAGTATCGATTTTGGGGCGGTCTATTTGGCGATGGATCCAAAGGTGGCTGCACGTATGGTCCACCTGATCCGTAGTAGTGGTAACCCCTTGGAAGTTTTTGGTTCATCCAATATGACCACCAGCTCTTTCCAGTTTGCGCTCTCTACGTATTCAGGCAAAAATATCAATCTTCTCAGTCATGGTGTCATTGCCGCCACACCGGTATTGTTTGATACCGCCAATAATGAATCGCAACGTTTTCAGACGCTCTATCAACAAACCTATGAAGATACGCCGGGTTGGATGGCAACGCTTAGTCATGATGCGGTCTCAATTGTCCTGGGCCTTAAGTCAGGTAACCACGTTGCCCATGGTTTGACGGGGCAATATCCGCTTAACGCCCCTCTTTCTCTGCCGATTCAAGTCGGGGTCTACAATGGGCAGAACCTGATTTCAGCCCCCATTCAGCTCTCTCCACTGGCTAAAGGGGTCAACTTCAACTACGTAGATGCCCTGCGTCAAGGGCGCGTACTCTATGTTAATGACCGGTTCATGTTTAAGACCAATGTGGTCTATACCGGCTTTACGTTGCATGAGATCAGTGAGATGGACCGGCAGGATGAAACCGCTTTGCTGGATATGTCCATCTGGTTTAGATATCAGGGGAAATTCTCACCAGAGACCATGGAAGTTGCCAATGCTGTTGAGCCGGTAACGTTTGATAATCTGGAAGAGAGTAAGGATAGTGACGGTATTCGTTACCGTCGTTATCGTATCAAACAGCGTTTTAAATTAAACTTTACCCAGGATGAACGGGCCTACAGCAACCATATTGCTGGCATCTCCTTCCGCCACCAAACACTGAACCGTAATAATCTCAGTTATGTGGTGGATGTGTTGGGTATGCCCACCGGCAAGGCAATGCTGAGCGATCTGATCAAACGTCGTATTGCCAGACCTGGTGCGGGATGGCAGGTGAACAATGCATGGGTTTCCCAGAAGGTTGTTCGAGAGCGTGGCAATGGTGCCCCTCAATATGTCGGCATGACAGGAGAGCAGCCTCTCTACTCCAAGATTACTCTGGGTGTACTGTTGAAGCCCGATACCATCGTGGTGCGGGATTTTATCCCCAGTGAGTTTTTTATCTATATTGCCATCTTTGGTTTCATCGGTTCACTGGCTGCTTGGCTGACCGACCGAAAACAGTTGGGTAGTTATTGGATGTTGAACTCAATGGTTCTACGCATCATTTTCTGGCCACTTTTTGTGCTGGCGGTAGGCAACCTTCTGGTGGATTGGTCCTTTGCCAACTGGCCTCGGGGGTTAACCCAGACTCTGGTTCTAGGTTATGACAGCCTGTGGTGGTTAATTGGGGCACGCATGTCAGATATGTTTATCCGTCGGTTTATATGGGTTCCGCTGGAGAATAAAGCCCGCCGTCCTATACCCAACGTCATGAAGATGTTGGCAACATTTGTGATATTCTCCCTTGCCGTCGCAGGTATCACCGCCTTTGTGTTTAATGAAACTCTGACGAGCCTTCTGGCGACCTCTGGTGTCTTGGCTATGGTGGTGGGCTTTGCCGTGCAGGCCAACATTGCCAACGTCTTCTCCGGTATTATTCTCAACGTGGAGCGTCCTTTCCAGGTCGGAGATTATATTAAGGTGGACAATGTTTTTGGACAGGTAAGTGATATTACTTGGCGTACTGTACGCATTCTATCGTATGAAGGTCCTGTGGTCAGTCTGACCAACGCTAAGGTGTCAGAATCCAAAGTTGAGAACCACAATGATGTACCCAAAGGACTGCGTATGGAGTTGAATTTCCATATTGATGCAGATGTGGAGCCGGAGGTTATAGAAAATATTATTGGGGAGCTGGTGGAAGGTGCTGACTATATTATGGGTAAAGGAAACCCCAAACGTCCGGCGCACCAAATTCAATTTGTTGGTATAGAAAACGTCAACGGTAAATGGGTTGCGGCCTATGTAATGCGTTTTAAAGTGAGTAACTTCCTGGCCAAGATTCAGGCCAAAGGAGAGTTCTGGTTGGCCCTTCGTTTAAAGCTTAAAGAGAAAAACATTCCACTTCTTCCAACCAATAACCTCTATGGTGCCGCTGTTACGACTGAAGCTCCCAATAGTTAG